From the Lepidochelys kempii isolate rLepKem1 chromosome 2, rLepKem1.hap2, whole genome shotgun sequence genome, one window contains:
- the LOC140907712 gene encoding protein adenylyltransferase SelO-like isoform X5 gives MSGCHGVAQFLTWVVLICQAGCCLLDSIGAAGSFRGIPVSNKSNLDQGYCERKRKTNSLSMWSLSSESLIDMLPVDTIPENSIRKVRDCIFSVAYPTPFISRVLLVAVSKDVLEGILDLDVSVKQTDDFLQLVSGGKVVLGSIPLAHRYGGHQFGSWAGQLGDGRAHLIGVYTNRYGERWELQLKGSGKTPYSRNGDGRAVLRSSVREFLCSEAMHYLGIPTSRAASLVVSNDDVWRDQFYNGSVKKERGAVVLRVAKSWFRIGSLEILAHSGELDLQRTLLDFVIQEHFPSVNMNDSNRYLDFFSKVVLETANLIALWMSVGFAHGVCNTDNFSLLSITIDYGPFGFMESYDPNFVPNTSDDERRYKIGNQANVGMFNLNKLLQALKPVLDHRQKHLAFQILEGYSEHYYSRFTELFRAKLGLLGESEDDNYLIAFLLKLMEDTKADFTMAFQQLSEITQDQLKELHVPQEFWALQDLAKHKFFSDWVTIYLLRLGRNMGDSDSTRRKRMTGAHFDIP, from the exons ATGTCCGGGTGCCATGGAGTTGCCCAGTTCCTCACCTGGGTGGTGCTGATCTGTCAGGCTGGATGCTGCCTCCTGGATTCCATAGGTGCAGCAGGGAGTTTCAGGGGAATTCCTGTCAGCAATAAATCAAACCTTGACCAAGGTTAttgtgaaagaaaaagaaaaacaaatagtcTTAGTATGTGGAGCCTTTCTTCAGAAAGCCTCATAG ATATGCTGCCTGTTGATACTATTCCAGAAAACTCAATTCGTAAAGTACGAGACTGCATTTTTTCTGTAGCCTACCCTACTCCTTTTATATCCAGAGTTCTTCTTGTAGCAGTTTCAAAG gatGTTCTGGAAGGCATTTTGGACCTTGATGTATCTGTCAAACAAACAGACGATTTTCTCCAGCTTGTCAGTGGTGGGAAAGTGGTTTTAGGGTCTATTCCTCTGGCCCATAGGTATGGAGGCCATCAG TTTGGTAGTTGGGCAGGTCAGCTGGGTGATGGAAGAGCCCACTTGATTGGTGTGTACACAAACAG GTATGGTGAAAGATGGGAATTACAGTTGAAAGGTTCAGGAAAGACTCCATATTCAAG AAATGGTGATGGAAGAGCTGTGCTTCGCTCCTCTGTGCGAGAATTTTTGTGCAGTGAGGCCATGCACTACCTTGGAATTCCTACAAGCAGAGCAGCTAG CTTAGTTGTAAGTAATGATGATGTTTGGAGAGACCAGTTTTACAATGGAAGTGTTAAGAAAGAAAGAG GTGCAGTAGTCCTACGTGTTGCCAAATCATGGTTTCGTATAGGTTCCTTGGAAATTTTAGCTCATTCTGGGGAACTGGACTTGCAAAG GACACTGCTAGACTTTGTCATACAAGAACATTTTCCATCTGTAAACATGAACGATTCAAATAGATATTTG GACTTTTTCTCTAAAGTGGTATTGGAGACTGCAAATCTGATTGCATTGTGGATGTCAGTGGGCTTTGCTCATG GTGTGTGCAATACAGATAACTTCAGTTTGTTATCCATAACAATAGATTATGGTCCATTTGGTTTTATGGAGTCCTATGATCCAA ATTTTGTTCCAAACACATCTGATGATGAAAGGAGGTATAAAATAGGAAACCAAGCAAATGTTGGGATGTTTAATCTGAACAAGCTGTTACAAGCTCTAAAACCTGTATTGGATCACAGACAAAAGCATCT TGCTTTCCAGATTCTGGAGGGATACTCTGAGCATTATTATAGCCG TTTTACAGAACTATTCAGAGCAAAATTGGGTCTCCTTGGGGAGAGTGAGGATGATAACTATTTGATTGCTTTTCTCCTAAAA CTCATGGAAGATACAAAGGCTGATTTTACAATGGCATTTCAGCAGCTCAGTGAGATTACTCAAGACCAGCTAAAAGAGCTCCATGTTCCTCAG